The sequence GACGCGGTCGGATACCGGGAGAGCGCGCGGGACCGCGCGGGGACCTCCGCCGGCATCGAACCCGCGATCGGGACCAGCGATACGCGCCGCCTCGAGATCGCGCTCGTCATCGGGCTGGCGTTGACCCTCGCGGCGTTCGCCCTGGGACGCCGGTCCGGCCGAAGGAGACACGCGTGATCGACATCCTGTTCCACGTGGCGACCGAAGGCGGTGCGCGGCTGCTTGCGCCGCTCGCGCGCGCATGCCGGCGCGGCGGGCACCCGTTCGCCGCGTTCTTCACGCACGAGGGCGTGCGCGGACTCGCCGACCCGGATCTCCGCGCAGGTCTCGGCGACGCCCGCGCGGTGGTGTGCGAGGAGTCCTGGCACCGCTTCCGCGGCGGCGAGCCCTGCCCGGTCGAACTCGGGAGCCAGACGGTCAACAGCGCGCTCGCGGGCGAGTCGCGCCGCGTGGTGAGCCTGTGAGCGGGCGCGCGCTCCTGGTGCTCGCGCGCCGCAACCACGCCGAAGCCATGCGCGTTGCGGCAGGACTCACCATCCTCGGTCATTCGGTCGGCCTCGTGATCATGGACCGGCCGGTCGACGAAACCGCGGAGAACGCGGCCGGCGCCGAACTCCTCGAACTGACCGGCATCGAGCCCGAGACCACCGTCGCCGCCATGGCGGACGACCTGCCGCTCCTCGACGCGAATGCTCTCGCACGACGGCTCGAGAGCGCCGACGCGGTCTTCAGCCTGTGAAGATCCTCGAACTCGACACCGGTCTGTTCCCGGACGCCCAGACCGTGGCCGCTGCCCTGCGGCACCTCGGGTCCACGCACGACGTGGTCACGATCGACCTTCGGCGTCCGGACCTGCAGGACCCGGATTGGGACCGCGTCGTCGCGGCGATCCTGGCGTCGGACCTCACGATCTCCCTTTGACACGAGGAGCGAAGCGATGAAGACACGATGGGCGACAGGATGGATCACGGTGGTAGCCGGGCTCGTCGTCGCGATGATGACGATCGCCCGGCCGGCGGCCGCCGCCGACCCGCTGGTGAACGTGGACTGGGTGAAGGCGAACCTCGGCAAGCCCGGGATCGTGTTCATCGACTTCGCGCCGCCCGCGGACTTCCTCCGCGGCCACATCCCCGGCGCGGTCAACAGCAACTACGCGAAGGACGGCTGGCGCGAGGAGCGCGCGAGCGACAAGGTGCCCGACATGCTGCCCGCGAAACTCGAGCCGCTGGGCGAGATGATCGGCAAGCTCGGCATCGACAACGCCACGCACGTCGTGCTGGTGCCGGCAGGCATGTCCTCGACCGACATGGGCGTCGGCACGCGCGTCTACTGGACCTTCAAGGTGCTCGGCCACGACAACGTGTCGCTGCTCGACGGCGGCATGGCGGCGTGGACCAAGGACAAGAAGAATCCGCTGCAGACGGGCGCCGCGAAGATCGAGCCCAAGACGTTCAAGATCGCCGTCCGCAAGGACATGATCGTCACGATGGACGACGTGAAGAAGGCGAAGGCGGCCGGCGTTCTCCTCGTCGACAACCGGCCGGAGGACCAGTTCGCCGGCATCAACCGCCATCCGAAGGCGACCGAGAGCGGGACGATCGAGGGCGCGAAGAACCTGCCCAACGGGTGGCTCACCGTCAACGGCGGCGGCGAGTTCCGCAACAAGTCGCAGCTCGATCAGCTCTACAAGGTCGCGAGCGTGCCCACGAGCGGCGACCAGATCAACTTCTGCAACACCGGGCACTGGGCGTCGGTCGGCTGGTTCGTGTCGAGCGAACTCATCGGCAACAAGAAGGCGAAGATGTACGACGGGTCGATGGTCGAGTGGACGATGCTGAAGGGCGGCCCGGTCGAACAGAGGGTGAAGCTGCAATAGCCGGTGCGCGCGCGTCTCGTCCTCGCGTTCGCGGCCTGGGTGGCGTGGGTCCCCCAGGCCGCGGCGCAGGGCGAGCACGAGCGGCGGCTCGCCGCCGAATTGACGATCCTCGCGGGCGATGTGCGCCTGCTCGACGAGGCGGCATTGCCGCCGCTGCGGATGGCGGGACTGCGCGAGCGGATCGCGGGGGCGCTCTCCTCGCTCCCGCTCCTGCTGCGCCGGGCCGGCGGCGACCCTGGGACCGTGCCGGTACTGCGCGACGGTTGGGCACGAAGCGACTGGCGCGCGCTTCGCGCCGCGCTCGCTGTCCTGCGCGAACGCCACCCGTTCGACGCGGGCGCTCTCCTGCCGACCCGTCCCACGCCCGCGCAGCGCGCCGTCGGCGCGGCGATCCACCGCGAGGTCTGCGCGGGCTGCCACGACGCCCCCGCAGCCGACACGAAGCTGCCGGCGCTCGACCTCCGCGCGCAGGCGAAGCGGATGCCGCGCGAGGAGTTCGCCGCGCGATTGCTCCTCGGCGTGCGCGGCGATCGCAGCACCGCGTACCGCAATCCGTTCAGCGATCTCGAACTCGCGGCGCTCGTCGCGTGGTACGAGGACGCACGCCCGGGAGACGCGGCGAAGAAGTGACGCAGGGCCGACGCGCCGGCTGATCCATCGGGCGGTCGATGCGCGACCGCGCGGCGACGCCCGGGGTGCGCGCTACCCGAGGCACTCCGGCGGGCAGCCGCGCTCCCAGAGCGCGGCCGGGCGCCTTGCGCGGTCGCGGAACTCCGGCGCATCGGGCGCGGGCCGGACGTCGCCCCACCACAGGTGCGAGCAGCCGGAGCGCCAGGCCATCTCGTCGGCGATCGTCGTGCCATGCGACACGCACGCCGCGTCGAGCGCCGCGAAGGCGCGGCGTACCGCCGCGTCGGCCGCCGCGTCCTTCGCGTGCAGCCAGTCGTAGCACGCGCCCGAGAGCGCCTCCATCTGCGCGACGAACGGATAGTTGCCGTGCGTACGCCCCCAGGCGTCGAGCCACTCGTCGGTGACGAGGCGCACCGATCGCTCCCTCGCCTCGCCCATCGATTTCGCCGTCGTCATCATCATGTGACGCATCAGTTCGGCGCGCGCGTGCGTGGCGCGGGCGAGCAGCGATGCGTCGCGCGCGGCGGCGATGTGCGCGCCGGCCTCGCGCGCGAGTTCGGACGTGCAGTCGGTCATTGCAGGGTTCCCGCGGGCATCTGGCCCATCATGACGAGGTGCGCGAGATCGTCGGCGCTCATGCCTCCGGTGGGTCGGTCGGCCACCTTGCGGCCGCCCTTCAGCACCGCCACGCGCGTGGCGACGTCGACGACTTCGGCCATGTTGTGGCTGATGAGGATCACGGTGGTTCCGCCGCGGTTCAGCTCGCGGATGAGATCGAGCACCTGCCGGCTCTCCGCGACCCCGAGCGCTGCCGTGGGCTCGTCCATGATCACGAGGCGCGCGCTCCAGCGCAGCGCGCGGGCGATGGCGACCGCCTGGCGCTGGCCGCCGGAGAGCGTGTCGACCGCCCGGTCGGTGTCGTCGATGGCCACATTGAGGCGCGCGAGATAGCCGCGCGCGTCCTCGCGCATCCGCCGCTTGTCGAGGAGCGGCAGCCCTGCCACCCTTCGCGTCAGTTCGGCGCCGATGAACAGGTTCTGCCAGATCGGAAGCCGCGGGGCGAGCGCGAGGTCCTGATAGATCGTCGCCACGCCGGCGGCGAGCGCGGCCTGCGGCGACGTGAAGCGGACTTCGGCGCCTTCGAGCTCGATGACGCCCTCGTCTTGCGCGTGCGCCCCCGAGACCACGCGGATGAGGCTCGACTTGCCGGCGCCGTTGTCGCCGCAGATCGCGAGCACCTCGCCGCGCAGGACGTCGAGATCGACGCCGCGCAGCGCCTCGACCGCGCCGTAGCGCTTGCGGATGCCCCGGAGCCGGATCAGGACATCGGCGGCGGCGACGCCGCTTCGATGCGCGCTCGCCGCTCCCGGCGCGGGCGGCGGCACTGCGGCGGCGTGCACGTGCGGCCCTTGCCTACTTCGCGAGGAACTTGTCGACGTTGGAGGCGTCGACCAGCACCGAATCGACCCACAGGTAGGGGCCGCCCACGACCTTCTCCTTCGGGATCTTCTGCACGACGATCCGGTTGAGCGCATCGACCGCCTGCGCGCCCATGGACTCGAACGGAATCGCCACCGTCGCGGTGAACAGGCTGTCCGGATCCTTGATGCGCCGGTACGACTCCTGTCCGCCGTCGACGCTCACCATCACCACGTCGCCCTTCTTGTAGCCCTGCGCGCGCAGG is a genomic window of Burkholderiales bacterium containing:
- a CDS encoding sulfurtransferase, whose protein sequence is MKTRWATGWITVVAGLVVAMMTIARPAAAADPLVNVDWVKANLGKPGIVFIDFAPPADFLRGHIPGAVNSNYAKDGWREERASDKVPDMLPAKLEPLGEMIGKLGIDNATHVVLVPAGMSSTDMGVGTRVYWTFKVLGHDNVSLLDGGMAAWTKDKKNPLQTGAAKIEPKTFKIAVRKDMIVTMDDVKKAKAAGVLLVDNRPEDQFAGINRHPKATESGTIEGAKNLPNGWLTVNGGGEFRNKSQLDQLYKVASVPTSGDQINFCNTGHWASVGWFVSSELIGNKKAKMYDGSMVEWTMLKGGPVEQRVKLQ
- a CDS encoding sugar ABC transporter ATP-binding protein, whose protein sequence is MHAAAVPPPAPGAASAHRSGVAAADVLIRLRGIRKRYGAVEALRGVDLDVLRGEVLAICGDNGAGKSSLIRVVSGAHAQDEGVIELEGAEVRFTSPQAALAAGVATIYQDLALAPRLPIWQNLFIGAELTRRVAGLPLLDKRRMREDARGYLARLNVAIDDTDRAVDTLSGGQRQAVAIARALRWSARLVIMDEPTAALGVAESRQVLDLIRELNRGGTTVILISHNMAEVVDVATRVAVLKGGRKVADRPTGGMSADDLAHLVMMGQMPAGTLQ